Sequence from the Acidimicrobiia bacterium genome:
AGTCCCGGCTACGCCGTACTCCCCCATGCGGGGGGAGGAACGAACCGGACGGAAGGGCTACGAGGCCAAGCCCTCGCTCGGACCGACCGCCGGCCTCGGCGCCGCCGGGAGGCTCAGCTCGAAAACGGTCTGTCCGTCCTCACGGCGATAGACGAGGTCGCCGCCCATCAGCCGCGCCAACGACCGCGACACGGTCAATCCCAGCCCGACCGCAGCCGGTTGCTCGCTGTACGACGGAGCCCGGTGATAGGCGTCGAACACAGACTCGGGGTCGTCCTCGGCCACACCCGGCCCGTTGTCTCTGACCCGGACGAAGGCAGACGCCTCGGAGACCGTGACCTCGACACCCACGCGCTCGCCCCCATACCGAACCGCGTTGGTGAGCAGGTTGCGCACCACCTGGCGGACCCGCCCCGGATCTCCGATCGCCCAGGTCTCGTCGCCGGTCAGGTTCGCCGATTGGGGACATGGCCGGCAGGACTCGACCACCCGCGCGACCAGCGAGCGAAGCTCGAACTCGACGCGATCGACCCTCAGGTTCCCGATGTCGGCGCGGGCCGCCACCAGGAGATCCTCGATGATCTCGGCCATGTCGCCCGCCTCGACGGCGATGGACTCGATCATCCCCGTCCGTTCCCCCTCGGTCAGATCAGTCCCCTCACTCCGGAGCACCTCGGCAAACCCGAGGACTGCGGTGAGCGGGGTGCGGACCTCGTGGCTGATCGAGGCGATCAGCTCGTCCTTGGAGCGGACCGCCGCCTCCAGGTGACGGGTCCTCTCCGCTACCTGCCGCTCGAGGGATCGGTTGACCTCGACGATGTCGGCGGTCATGGCGTTGAACGCCTCCGCCAGCTCGCTCAGCTCATCGGACCCGGTGACATCGGCGCGCAGGTCCAGGTCGCCCTCGCGAATGGCGCGGGTGACCGTGACCAGTGCCTTGATCCGACCCACGATGTGGCGCGCCACCCGCACCGCCACGAAGAGCGCCGCCGCCACGACGAGCAGACCCAGGACCAGGAACCAGATGGCGGCGACCTCGGCGCTGCGGGCGAGCGCGTGCCCGCGGACACGGACATCGTCGAGGAGGGCATCACCGATCGCCGCCATGGCGTCGATCCTCTCCGTCGTCGCGGCGAACCACTCGGCGGGGGTCACCGAGGGCGGGTCCTCATCTGCTCGCAGGCGGAGGTCGGCGAGCACAGGCGAGTCGAGCACCGTGAGGTGCTCCCGGAACTCCTCCTGCATCGCCGGGTCCAGTGCCGAGCGAAAGGTGGCCAGGGCGGCGTCCTGGCGTTGGCGCATCACGATCACCAACGACTCAGGCGAAGGGAAACCGGCTCCGTCGGCGAGATCGGCGGCGACAAGGGCACGTTCCATCCCGGCAGCCTCACCGGCCTCCACGATCAGCGCCCACAACGCCAGCGACACGTCCAGCTCGGGGTCCTCACCGGAAGCCGCCACCAGCAGCAGGCTCGCGTCCTGCAGCCCCTCCACGCGTGTGGAGTAGAAGGAGACGACCTCCGTGGTGGACGCCTCGAATGAGAGCACCCTCGCCCGGACCTCGGCAACCGAGGCGAGCAGCTCGGCGCCGATGTCGGCGTTGGCGAGAGATCCGATCGAGGTCGCCATTCCGGCTATGGCGACGGAGTACGAAGCACCGGCCGCGTCAGTCGCCTGATGTTGGGCGAGCAGACCTGCCAGGTCACCGGCAGACCTGGTAGTGAGGTAGACGGAGGACCGGCCCCGCTCGCGCTGCAGCTCGATCACCAGGCCCTGCGTCACCGAGGCCAGATCCGCCGCCTCGGCGAGCTCGTTCATCACCCGTCGGTCCTCGACCTTGTCGGCGATCCCGACGACGAGCAATGCCAGCACCGCCAGCAGGGGGATGAGCACCATCACCACCAGCTTGGTGGCAACGCTCATGTGGAACAGACGACGGCGAACGGGCCCATCCCTGAAGGAGGGTGGAGACGTCGCGTCGTGCCCCGCTCGCCGCGAACCGTTGGACCGATCGTCGTCGCTCATGCTCACCCGGCGGAGACCCCGCCGCCGGCAGCGCACGATAGCGACCACCGAGAGTTGTCGCGGTCAGGGTCGGGACTCGCCTCCGATCGAGCCGCCCAGGTAGGCGGCCCGAACCCTCTCGTCGGCGGCCAGGTCCGTCGCCGACCCCTCCAGGGCGACCCGGCCCACCTCGAGGACGTAGGCCCGGTCGGCCAACCGCAGGGCGGCGCGAGCGTTCTGCTCCACCAGGAGCACGGTCATCCCCTCCTCCGCCCGCAGCCGCTGCACAATGCCGAACAGCTCGCGCACCACCAGCGGCGCCAGGCCCAAGGAGGGTTCGTCGAGGAGCATGAGGCGGGGATGGGCCATCATTCCCCGGGCGATCGCCAGCATCTGCTGCTGGCCCCCGCTCAGGGTTCCGGCCCGCTGATGGCGACGCTCCTTGAGAATGGGGAAGATGGCGAACGCCTGGTCGCGGTCGGCGTCCACCGCAGACCGGCCATCCCTTCGATGGCGCCGGTAGGCGCCGAGATCCAGGTTCTCGTCCACCGTCATCGTGGCGAACACCTGCCGGTTCTCCGGCACGTGCGCCATGCCCAGGGACACGACCTTCTCCGCACCGAGACGGGTGACGTCCTGCCCGTCGAAGATGACCCGCCCCTCCCTGGCCCTCAACATCCCGCTCACCGTCTTCAGCAGTGTGGTCTTGCCCGCCCCGTTGGCGCCGATGAGGGCCACGATCTCACCCGGCTCGACCGTCAACGAGACGCCGTCGAGAGCGCGGATCTTCCCGTAGTAGGAAGAAACCGCCGAGACCTGGAGGCCGGCGCTCATTCCTCCGCCTCCCCGAGGTAGGCGGCGATCACCACCGGGTCGGCCTGGACGCTGGCAGGCAGGCCATCGGCGATCACGGCGCCATGGTCGAGCACCAGCAGATCGTCGACCAGGCCCATCACGAACTCGACGTCGTGCTCGACCAGGATCACCGTCGTGCCCGACTCCCTGATCCCGGCCACCAGGGCGGCGAGAGCGCGGCGCTCCTCCGAGTTGAGTCCGGCTGCCGGTTCGTCGAGGAGCAGCAGTCGCGGCTCCGTGGCCAGTGCTCGAGCGATCTCCAGGGTGCGCTGCAGTCCGAACGGCAGATCCAGAGCCTGCTCGCCGGCCCGGTCGGCCAGGCCGACACGATCGAGCACTTCCATCGTGGCCCTATGGATTTCGGCCTCTTCGCGGCGCGAGGTTCCGCTGTTCAGAGCGGCCGCGAGCATCCCGACCCGGCCATGGAGGTGCCTCCCAACCATCACGTTCTCCATGACGGTCATGTGAGCGAAGAGGCGCACGTTCTGGAAGGTCCGGGTGATTCCCCTGCGAGCGACCTCGTGGGGCTCCAGTGCCCCGATCGGAGACCCATCGAAGATCACCTCGCCCTTGCTCGGGGCGTACACCCCGGCGATGACGTTGAACAGCGTCGTCTTGCCCGCCCCGTTGGGGCCGATGAGGCCCTTGATCTCGCCGCGGCCGACCTCGGTGGAGACATCGCTGAGAGCCACCAGGCCCCCGAAGAACATCGAGAGCCCTTCGACGACGAGCAGCGGCCCGTTGGATGCGGTCACTCCGACCTCCAGCGTCGCGTCGCCTGCTTCAGCCTGGCGATCACGCCCTCGGGCATGAAGATCATGATCAGGACCAGCATCAACCCGAAGGCGACCACCTCCTGCTGCCCACCGGCCTCTCCGACCAGCGAGCCGAGGTGGGTGCGCAACAGCTCCCGAACCACGAGCACGGCAGCGACCCCGAACGGCGCACCCCACACCGACGCCATACCGCCCACGGCGGCCATCACCACCAACTCGAGAGAGGCGGCGAACCCGAACGGGCCCGGGGAGACCGCCACCCTGAAGTGGGCGAACAGGCTTCCGGCGAGGCTGGCGTACATGGCGCTGATCACCAGGACTCGCACCTTGAAACGGGCGGTGTCTATTCCCAGGGTCTCGGCGGCGAGCTCGTTGCCGTGCAGCGCCCGCAGCGCCCGCCCCGAGCGGGACCGCACCAGGTTCAGGGCCAGCACGATCCCTACGATCGCCACCAGCCACACCAGGTAGTAGTACCGCTCGACCGGCCACAGATCGAATGAGCCGATCCGCAGTCGAGGCACCCCGTACAGGCCGTCGAAGCCGCCGGTGATGTTGCGCGACCCCAGCGAGTATCCGAAGTTCTCCCGGAAGACGATGACGATGATGATCCCCAGGCCGAGGGTGGCCATGGCCAGGTAATGGCCGTGCAACTTCAGGATCGGCCGGCCCACCAGGTAGGCGACTCCCCCGGCGAGCGCCATCCCGCCGACGATGAGCAACCACGGCCACCACCACTGATTCGCCAGGCCGGCCCCGATCCCCAGCACGTCGGCGCGGGTCGTCAGGATGGCCGAGACGTAGGCTCCGATCCCGAAGAACGCCGCCTGTCCCAGCGAGACCTGCCCGGCGTAACCCATCAGCAGGTTGAGGCCCACCACCACGGTGGTGAGGATCCCGATCCGCACCATGGTGTCGAAGGTGATGACGCCACCGGTCAGGCGCGAGATGTCGAAGCCGCCCGGTGCCAGCTGCTGGAGCAAGCCGATCAGCACCACGAACCCGGAGAATGCGACCACGCCGTACAGAGTTGCGCGGCGACGGGCCGACACCGGCGGCGTCTCGGCCACGAAGTCGGGGGCGGTCACTGGAACCTCCCGGCACGGGACCTTCCGCGCAAGAGCACGGCGATCAACACGATGAAGGCGAACACGTCGCGCAGGCCCGCCTTGGTGACACCGGCGGCCAGGTTCTCGACCAACCCGAGCAGCAGGCCGCCCCCAACAGCGGCGGGGAGGCTGATCAGACCGCCCATGGCGGCGGCCACGAAGCCCTTGAGCCCGATGGTGAGGCCCATGTCGTACACCGGCTTGGTCAGGGGGGCGAGCACGATCCCGGCAACCGCACCGAGTGCGGCGGCGATGCCGAATGCGATCGCCGACATCCGGCTGGGGTTGATCCCCATCAGGCGAGAGGCGTCACGGTTCACCGAGCAAGCCCGCAGTGCCTTTCCCAACATCGTCTTGTCGAGAAAGAGCGACAGGACGGCGAAGGCCAGAACCATCGTGGCCAGGACCCACAGGGTCTGTGCCTTGATCACCAGCCCCCAGGGCCGGAAGATGCTGTCGGAACCGGTCGCCGTCGTGAACGACGGCAGCGTTCGCCCGGCATGGCCCCAGTAGATCAGGGCCAGGCCCTGGATGGCGATGTACACCCCCACGGTGATGATGATCAAGGTGAGGGGATCTGCGTTGCGGGCGGGAAGGATGGTGAGTCGTTCGACGACGACACCGATGACAGTGGTGAGCACCACGGCCAGCAGGGCGGAGATGATCAGGCCGGTACGGCCCTCCCCGGTGAACGGCGTCTCGTAGAGGGTCACGGTGAACAGGGCACCGAGCATCACGAAGGCGCCCTGGGCGAAGTTGATGATCCCGGTCACGGTGAACACCATGACGAAACCGAGGGCCACCAGGGCGTAGACGGCGCCGGTGCCGATACCTGCCACCACCAGCTGCCCGTACTGCTGTAGGCCGAAGTTCTGCCGCGATCCCAGCAGCCAGATGACGGCGACGACGAGGAGAACGCCCGCAGCCTTCAATGCGAGGCGGGAGGTCCTCTTCTCGATCAGCGCCAGCACGGTGCCCCTTCCTGCCTGCGGTCGTCTCGCGCCGCATCGTCGGGGCACGAGAGGGTAGTGGTTTGGTTTGGGGGGTCGGCCTCACGGCCGACCCCCCAAACCTCTTCGTCTTGGGTTACCAGTCGCTCGACGGGAAGTTGATGTACCCGCCGTCTTGCACCTTGACGAACCCGAGACCGGTGTAGTCCAGTCCGAGGTGATCGTCGGCGCTGATGTTGAACACGCCTCCGGTCCCCGGCCAGTCTGTGATTTCGGTCTCGACGTAGTCGCGAATCGCCGCCCGGCGAGCATCCAGGTCGGCGTTCTCCTCCAGGCTGCTCAGCGCCTCGCCGGCCCACATGAGGGCGTCCCATGCGTGGCCCCCGAAGGTGCTGATCGGCTCACCTCCGGTGAAGGCCGTGTAGTCGGCGATGTACTGCAGCAGGTTGGCCTTCTGCGGATCGCTGTCGGGCAGCGTGTCGGCGAAGAGCAGCTTGCCGCAGGGCAGCACCGTGCCCTCGACCGCATCGGGAGCCAACGAGATGTACTGCGAGTTGCAGGATCCGTGGCCACCGATGATCGGCAGGTCGGGGAGGAACTCCCTCGCCGCCTGGGTCACCGAGGACGAGCCCGGGGGGATCGACCCCACGACCACCGCGCCACATCCCGACGCCTGGGCGCCGGTCATGATCGGGAACTCGGTGTCGGTCCGCTCGAACGAGCCCTCGAAGGCGATGGTGATCCCGGCCGGCTCGAAGAACTGCTTGGCGCTGTTCAGCGTGTCCTGACCGTAGGCACCGTTCTCATACAGGTAGCACACCGAGGTGACACCCAGTGAGTTCAGGTACTCGGCCTGCCAGGCTGCACTGTGCTGGTTGTCCTGTGGCGTCTTGAACAGCCAGGGACGGGTCTGTCCCTCGCTCTCGATGATGCCGCGCGACGACGCCATGGAGATCATGGCGATCATCGCCTCCTCGGCGATCGGCGCCATGGCCAGGGCGTTGCCCGACAGCGTTCCCGCCACCAGCACATCGACCTGGTCCTCCTCGATCAGCCGGGTTACGAGGGCGGCCCCGTTGTCGGCGTTCGACTCGTCGTCGAGGATGATCACCTCGACCGAATGGTGGACGCCGTCAGGTCCTGTCACTCCACCCGCCCACTGCTCGGCGAGCATCCGGGCGGTGTTTGCCTCGGGCACGCCCAGTCCGGAGCCGGGCCCGGTCTCCGAAGCCACGAACCCGATCTTGTAGGCGGTTCCCTCGACCGGCGGGGCCTCGGTGGTTGCCGACGCCGCCGTGGTCGTGGTTTCCTCAGCAGCAGTCGTCGTGGTTTCCTCAGCAGCAGTCGTGGTGGTGCCGGCGTCGTCGTCGCCGCAGGCGGCCACAACGAGGAGCATCACCACCGTGAGCAGGCCCAGGCGCCACCACCGGTGACCCTTCGCCTGCCGTTTCGCTTCTTTCATCTCGCCTCCTGACTCAGTTATCGAGGAGAAGGTGGGTCCCTCCCCCGCACTCGAGATGATCGACCCGGTGGCGGCGAGATCTCCCTCCGCCACGCGAGTCATCCACGGCACCAAGACCCGGTCGGCTCACGGCCGCAGCTGAGGGTGTGAAGGCGGAAGACCCGACCCGGCCGACATGATCGGTCACGGTGACTCGCCCCTGCCACGCGCCCTCTCGCTGCCGCCCCTTTCCTCTCGCCTTCCGGGACCTGTGTGGGTCCATCGTCGGGCCCATCCACGGCGCCGGTCCGGCCCCTCATGGAGGCCGCGACACACGGGAATGTACCGAGCGGGCCCTGCCGGAGGCAGGCCGAATTCGGGACTAAGGTCCCTATCTCACCGGAAGCGAGCCAGCCCGTCCGATCGGTAGGTTCGACCTTCGATTGCGAACAGAACGGGGGCGATCCGCATGATTCTTCCAGAGATCGAGACCCTTGCGCGTGCCGACCTGGAACGCCTGCAGTCGCAACGACTGTCGGACCTCGTCGATCGCCTCAAGGGATGCGAGGCTCCCTTCTGGCAGGCCAAGATGTCCGGGGTGGGCGAGGTCCGCTCGCTTGCCGACCTCGCCTCGCTTCCCTTCACCGAAAAGGCCGAGTTCCGAGACCACTACCCCTTCGGGATGCTGGCCTTGCCCCTCACCGAAGTGGTGCGGCTCCACGCCTCGTCGGGCACCTCCGGCAAGCCGACCATCGTCGCCTACACGGCGAACGACGTCGCCGTGTTCGCCGAGGTCAACGCCCGGGCCCTGGCGGGGATGGGCGCCACCCCCGACGACGTCGTCCAGGTGGCCTATGGATACGGACTGTTCACCGGCGGGCTGGGACTCCACTACGGCGTCGAGCGCCTCGGCGCCGTGGCGGTGCCCACATCGGGGGGAAACGTCCGGTCGCAGCTCACCTTCCTGCTCGACCTGGGCGTGACCGGTCTGGCCTGCACCCCCTCATTCGCGCTGCTCCTCGCTGAACAGGCGGCCGCCGAGGGCGTCATGGATCGCCTCCGGCTCCGTTGGGGAATACACGGTGCAGAACCCTGGTCCGAGTCGATGAGGGCGAAGATCGAACAGGCCTGGGGCGGCGAGTACGACGCTTGTGACGTCTACGGGCTGTCCGAGGTGATCGGACCCGGCGTGGCCGCCGAGTGCCGGGACAACAAGGGGGGCCTCCACGTCATGGAGGACCACTTCTATCCGGAGATCGTCGATCCGGAGACCGGCGAGCCGGTGGCCGATGGGGAGATCGGCGAGCTGGTCCTGACTTCGCTCACCAAGGAGGCCCAGCCGGTCATCCGCTACCGGACCCGAGACCTCACCCGGTTCCTGGATGACGGTTGCCCCTGCGGGCGGACATCGCGTCGGATCGACCGCCTCCACGGCAGGGCCGACGACATGCTGATCATCCGCGGGGTGAACGTGTACCCGAGGGCGATCGAATCGGTGCTGCTAGAGGACCCCGCCCTGTCCGGGCAGTTCGCCATCATCATCGATCGGCGCCCGACCCTCCCCGAGATGGAGGCGCGGGTCGAACTGGCCGATGCCTCCCACGCATCCCGGCGTGCGGAAATCACCCAGGCGCTCGAGAAGCGGCTGGCCACGGTGCTGCGGTTGCGCGTCTCCGTCACGGTCGGCGACCCGGGAAGCGTCCCCCGCCAGGAGGTCGGCAAGGCGAAGCGAGTCTTCGAGCGCATCGACGATCGGGACCCGCTGGCCTGAGCCTCCTCAGGCGGGGGCGGCGACCCCCGTCACCAGGGCCGCCCCGGCCGCCAGGGCCTCCATGTTCATGGAGCGGTGACGCGCCGGAACGCGAGCGGCAACCGCCTGCCGCAAGGCTTCGAACTCGACCACCGGGGTGTGCGCCTGCAGAAGCCCGAGCGCGACCACACCCGATACCAGCTGCCCGCCCGACACCAGCCTTGCGGTCTCGACGATGGGAAAGGCCTCGACTCCACTGGGGGGTTCCTCGCCCCCGAGGGCGACGGAGTCCACGAGGATGCGAGTGACTCCTCCCGTCTCCTTGCGACCCTTCGTCCACGACTCGCCGTTGAGCACCAGCATCAGGTCGACGGTGTCGGCAAGGGGGAACCCGAGCTCGCCACGCGTGATCACCACGTCGGAACGGCTGTTGCCGCCGCGCGACTGCGGCCCGTAGACCTGGGAGTGCGCCGATCGCAGCCCGGAGAGCACGGCCGCCTCGGCGAGCATGAGGCCGGCGGTGACCACTCCCTGGCCGCCGGCGCCGGCGATTCGGATCTCGATCCGGTCGTTCATGGCGTCGCCTTCCTGGCGCCGGTGAACACCGGCCGCTCCTCGCGTTGCAGGACGCCGGTGGCCAAACCGGCCGGAGCGCCCGCCCCGGGAACGAACTCGACGAATCGCTTCTCGGCGAGAGGATCGGCGACCCCCTGTTCCAGGCGGGTCATCCAGGTGAGCATGTCGGCCCCCTCGCCGATCTTGTTGTAGCGCCCGTAGTACACCGGGCAGTCGCTCACCACCTCGACGAAGGCAAAGCCCCGATGTGCCATCGCATCGGCGATGATGTCGGTCATGGCGCCGGGGTTGGCCGCCAGCACACGGCCCACGAAAGAGGCGCCCGCCCCGGCAAGCAACCGGCAGGCGTCGAAGGGGGTCTCCACGCTCCCCTGGGGCGTGGTCGAGGCGATGCTCCCCTGGGGCGTGGTGGGGGCGGCCTGGCCACCGGTCATCCCGTAGATCGAGTTGTTGAGCATGAGGACCGTCATGTCGACGTTGCGGCGGGCGGCGTGGATCAGATGGTTGCCGCCGATCGCCAGCGCATCGCCGTCCCCGGTGATCACCACCACTTCGAGGTCGGGGCGCGCCAGCTTGAGCCCGGTGGCGAATGCGGGGGCACGACCGTGAGTCCCGTGAAGGGTGCAGAAGTCGGCGTAGCCGACCAGCCTGCTGCTGCACCCGATGCCGGCCACCATCGCCACCTTGTCCTGATCGAGCCCGAGCCGATCCACCGCCCCGAAGAACGACCGCAGCACGATGCCGTGGGCGCACCCGGGACACAGGACGTGGGGCATCGCCCACTGGCGCAGGTACACGTCGACGTCGAGCATCCCTATCCCTTCCTCGCCGCCATCAGCCCGTCGAGGGCCGCCAGGATCTCGGTGGGTGTGATCGGCTCGCCGTCGGCGCGCATGTGCCCCACGACCGACGCCCGGCCGGCTGCGGCGCGCTCCACTTCACCGATCATCTGGCCCCGATTCATCTCGGCCACCAGGATCGTGTGCACCCGGGCGGCCGCTGCGGAGATCGCCGCCGTCGGGAACGGCCACAGGGTCCGCGGCCGGATCAGGCCGACGGCCATCCCCTCGTCGCGAGCCCGGTCCACAGCCTCGCGTGCCGAACGGCCGACGATCCCGTAGGCGAAGATCGCCACGTCCGCATCATCCATCCGGTACTCGATCAGGTCCTCCACCTCGTCGAGATGGTCTTCGACCTTGCTGTGGAGCCGGTCGATGAGGGCACCCGCCTTCTCGGGATCCCCGGTGGGAAACCCGCGTTCGTCGTGGGTGAGCCCGGTCACGTGAAAGCGGTAGCCCTCGCCGAAGGCGGGAAGTGGCGGCACACCATCGGCCGGAGCAGCCTTGGGAAGAAACTCCGAGGGGGGAACCTGTGGCTGCTTGCGATCGACCACCGCCACCTCTGCGGAAACCTCGACACCCTCACGGGTGTGGCCGACCACCTCGTCGTAGAGCAGGATCACCGGGGTCCGGAAGCGCTCCGCCAGGTTGAACGCCCGGACGGTCAGCTCGTAGACCTCCTCGACGGATGCGGGGGCGAGCACGATCGCCGGGTGGTCGCCGTGGGTGCCCCAGCGGGCCTGCATCACGTCGCCCTGCGAAGGCGAAGTCGGCAGCCCGGTGCTGGGCCCGCCCCGCATCACGTTCACGATCACGCAGGGGACCTCGGCCATCGTGGCGTAACCGATGTGCTCCTGCATCAAGGAGAAGCCCGGGCCGCTGGTGGCGGTCATCGCCTTGCGCCCCCCGAGCGACGCCCCGATCACGGCCGCCAGGGAGCCGATCTCGTCCTCCATCTGGACGAACACCCCGCCGCGGGCCGGCAGGGCGCGTGCCATGTACTCGGCGATCTCCGAGGAGGGCGTGATCGGGTAGCCGGCGTAAAAGGTGCAGCCGGCGGCCACGGCGGCACGCGCCGCCGCCTCGTTGCCCTGGAGGAGCTCGATCTTGCCCATCAGGAGGCACCCTCCCCCGCGGCGACACCGGCCACGACCGGCGGGTGGATCCGGATGGCGAAGTCGGGACAGAGGATCTCGCAGAGACGGCATCCGGTGCAGGCGTCGGGATCGACCACGGCCAGCTTGCCGTCGAGGGTGAGGGCAAGGCAGTACTCGGGACACACCCGAGAACAGATGTCGCACGCCTTGCACCAGTCGTGCTTCACCTCGATCACGTGCGGCCCGGCGACGCCGGTCGCTTCCGGGGCGGGCTGCGCCGGGATCACGACGGTGCCCGCCTCCTTGCCCGCCCGAAAGGCGGCCAGGTTGATCTCGGCGGTCCCCTTCGGAACCAACGACGAGATGGCGGCCTCCCAGTACTGGTCATCGATGTCGAGGAACCCGGCCACCGATCCCAGGATGACGCTGTTGGCGGCCCGGACGTTCCCCAACCCGGAGGCGATCGCCGCCGCGTTGAGCAGACGGGGCTGCAGCCGCCGATCGGCGATGGGGCCGTCGTCGATGCGCGGGTACGCCGTCGCCCATCCCCGGCGGTCGACACACGCCCCGGGCGGGATGATGGTGCGCACGTCGACGACGACCGCTCCCCCGGGACGCACGTAATCGATCCACCTCAGTCCCTCGGCCCACTCGAAGGCGGCGAGCACCTCGGCACTCCCCTTCGGCGCCAGCGGGCTGCTCACCCGGGGCCCCCACCGGATGTGGCTCACCACCGACCCGCCGCGCTGGGCCATGCCGTGCACCTCGGACTGCTTGACGTCGTTGCCCGCCCGGACCAGGGCGTCGGCGACGATCATCGAGGCCAGGATCACCCCCTGGCCGCCGACCCCGGCCAGCAGCAGCCCCTTGGAGCGGTCAGACACCGGCGGCCTCCTTGCGGGGAATCGGAGCGATCGCCCGGGGCGGACAGAGCTGGGCACACAGGGTGCAGCCGGTGCAGGTGACGGTGTCGATGACGACCTTCCGTCTGCCATCGAAGGTCTCGTCCGACCAGACGATCGAGGGACAGCCCAGCGCCATGCACGCCTGGCAGGCGGTGCAGGCGGCGGCGTCCACCAAGTAGGGGCGGTCCTTGACCTTGACCGGGGCCTCCACGCAGGGCCGGTTGGTGATGACCACCGACGGCCCCTGGTTTCCGATTGCGGCGTTGATGGCGGCGTTGGTGGCGGCGATGTCGTACGGGTCGACCACGCGCACGTCCTCGACCCCCACCGCCTTGCACAGCGCCACCAGGTCGACCGCCTTGGCCTCCTTGCCCTGAAGGGTCTTGCCGGTGCCGGGATGCTCCTGGCCACCGGTCATGGCGGTGGTCCCGTTGTCGAGGATGATCACCGTCACGTTGGCGTTGCTGTACACCGCCTCGACGAGACCGGGGATGCCGCCGTGGACGAAGGTGGAGTCGCCGATCGTGGCCACCACCGGAGCCTCGGTGCCGCCCGATGCGGCTAGGCCGACCGCCATCCCGATGCTGCTCCCCATGGCCAGGCAGGTGTCCATGGCGGCCAGGGGCTCGAGGGCCGCCAGCGTGTAGCACCCGATGTCGCCCGAGACCACCGCCCCGAGGCGCTTCAAGGCGACGAAGGGAGCGGTGTGGGGGCACCCGGGGCAGAGCAACGGCGGGCGCTTGACGGTGGCCGGCGGGGCGGCGACCGGCTCGGGCGCTTCGACGACGCCGGCGGCGGCGAAGCCGGCGGCGACGGCGTCGGGGCCGAGCTCTCCGATCTGGGAGAACCACCGCTTGCCCTCCACGGCGATCCCGGCCGCCAGGATTGCATCCTCCAGGAACGGATCGAGCTCCTCGACGACGAAGAGACGGCCCACCGAGCCGGCGAACTCCCTGATCCTGTCCATCGGGAGCGGGTGGACCATCCCCAATTTCAAGACACGGGCTTCCGGCAGCACCTCACGCACGTAGTTGAAGGAGATGCCCGAGGTGATCACGCCCACCGCGGTGTCCTCCCCGAACTCGGCGGTCAGGTCGCAGTCCTCCGCCCAACGGGCCATCTCTTCGAGCCGCTGC
This genomic interval carries:
- a CDS encoding phenylacetate--CoA ligase gives rise to the protein MILPEIETLARADLERLQSQRLSDLVDRLKGCEAPFWQAKMSGVGEVRSLADLASLPFTEKAEFRDHYPFGMLALPLTEVVRLHASSGTSGKPTIVAYTANDVAVFAEVNARALAGMGATPDDVVQVAYGYGLFTGGLGLHYGVERLGAVAVPTSGGNVRSQLTFLLDLGVTGLACTPSFALLLAEQAAAEGVMDRLRLRWGIHGAEPWSESMRAKIEQAWGGEYDACDVYGLSEVIGPGVAAECRDNKGGLHVMEDHFYPEIVDPETGEPVADGEIGELVLTSLTKEAQPVIRYRTRDLTRFLDDGCPCGRTSRRIDRLHGRADDMLIIRGVNVYPRAIESVLLEDPALSGQFAIIIDRRPTLPEMEARVELADASHASRRAEITQALEKRLATVLRLRVSVTVGDPGSVPRQEVGKAKRVFERIDDRDPLA
- a CDS encoding 2-oxoacid:acceptor oxidoreductase family protein, whose amino-acid sequence is MNDRIEIRIAGAGGQGVVTAGLMLAEAAVLSGLRSAHSQVYGPQSRGGNSRSDVVITRGELGFPLADTVDLMLVLNGESWTKGRKETGGVTRILVDSVALGGEEPPSGVEAFPIVETARLVSGGQLVSGVVALGLLQAHTPVVEFEALRQAVAARVPARHRSMNMEALAAGAALVTGVAAPA
- a CDS encoding thiamine pyrophosphate-dependent enzyme is translated as MLDVDVYLRQWAMPHVLCPGCAHGIVLRSFFGAVDRLGLDQDKVAMVAGIGCSSRLVGYADFCTLHGTHGRAPAFATGLKLARPDLEVVVITGDGDALAIGGNHLIHAARRNVDMTVLMLNNSIYGMTGGQAAPTTPQGSIASTTPQGSVETPFDACRLLAGAGASFVGRVLAANPGAMTDIIADAMAHRGFAFVEVVSDCPVYYGRYNKIGEGADMLTWMTRLEQGVADPLAEKRFVEFVPGAGAPAGLATGVLQREERPVFTGARKATP
- a CDS encoding 2-oxoacid:acceptor oxidoreductase subunit alpha, with amino-acid sequence MGKIELLQGNEAAARAAVAAGCTFYAGYPITPSSEIAEYMARALPARGGVFVQMEDEIGSLAAVIGASLGGRKAMTATSGPGFSLMQEHIGYATMAEVPCVIVNVMRGGPSTGLPTSPSQGDVMQARWGTHGDHPAIVLAPASVEEVYELTVRAFNLAERFRTPVILLYDEVVGHTREGVEVSAEVAVVDRKQPQVPPSEFLPKAAPADGVPPLPAFGEGYRFHVTGLTHDERGFPTGDPEKAGALIDRLHSKVEDHLDEVEDLIEYRMDDADVAIFAYGIVGRSAREAVDRARDEGMAVGLIRPRTLWPFPTAAISAAAARVHTILVAEMNRGQMIGEVERAAAGRASVVGHMRADGEPITPTEILAALDGLMAARKG
- a CDS encoding 2-oxoacid:acceptor oxidoreductase family protein, producing the protein MSDRSKGLLLAGVGGQGVILASMIVADALVRAGNDVKQSEVHGMAQRGGSVVSHIRWGPRVSSPLAPKGSAEVLAAFEWAEGLRWIDYVRPGGAVVVDVRTIIPPGACVDRRGWATAYPRIDDGPIADRRLQPRLLNAAAIASGLGNVRAANSVILGSVAGFLDIDDQYWEAAISSLVPKGTAEINLAAFRAGKEAGTVVIPAQPAPEATGVAGPHVIEVKHDWCKACDICSRVCPEYCLALTLDGKLAVVDPDACTGCRLCEILCPDFAIRIHPPVVAGVAAGEGAS
- the iorA gene encoding indolepyruvate ferredoxin oxidoreductase subunit alpha encodes the protein MSLIVEEPGTRLPERTLLSGNEAIARGAVEAGVRVAAGYPGTPSTEILESIRHRGDMDVRWSPNEKVALDVGLGASLGGARALVTMKHVGLNVAADTFMTAAYTGVGAGLVLVVADDPGMHSSQNEQDSRHYARFAGVPLLEPANSSECLEFTRLAFEISERFDVPVLLRSTTRISHNRGLVALGEREDRPATGFVRNPSKYVMIPGYARGRRPVLLQRLEEMARWAEDCDLTAEFGEDTAVGVITSGISFNYVREVLPEARVLKLGMVHPLPMDRIREFAGSVGRLFVVEELDPFLEDAILAAGIAVEGKRWFSQIGELGPDAVAAGFAAAGVVEAPEPVAAPPATVKRPPLLCPGCPHTAPFVALKRLGAVVSGDIGCYTLAALEPLAAMDTCLAMGSSIGMAVGLAASGGTEAPVVATIGDSTFVHGGIPGLVEAVYSNANVTVIILDNGTTAMTGGQEHPGTGKTLQGKEAKAVDLVALCKAVGVEDVRVVDPYDIAATNAAINAAIGNQGPSVVITNRPCVEAPVKVKDRPYLVDAAACTACQACMALGCPSIVWSDETFDGRRKVVIDTVTCTGCTLCAQLCPPRAIAPIPRKEAAGV